Proteins encoded in a region of the Triticum dicoccoides isolate Atlit2015 ecotype Zavitan chromosome 3A, WEW_v2.0, whole genome shotgun sequence genome:
- the LOC119270948 gene encoding xyloglucan galactosyltransferase KATAMARI1 homolog — MPHSTSTAATPMKPFSRSLQRDLNAAVDDDDGKQHSADDGDGKQNTGRGLRRPSRLFYLALLYTVFWALVFYHHFSTSSQQSGSAEVAAPTVLQLKPSAFFSAYRFFRRDPCAGRYVYTYDLPPRFNADLVRQCNRVSISSHVCKDVSHDGFGPPITGGGEGGSLPERGAYDTDQFMLSIIFHARMRRYECLTADPAAAAVVYIPFYAGLDAAMHLDNKDLAARDALSRDLMDWLAQRPEWRAMGGRDHLLVSGRGTWDFLRSPDSTGWGNTLMTYDLAIRNATFLSTDASPRHGNDFAVPFPSHFHPSSDAEVTDWQDRMRRLDRAWLWCFAGWPRAHGVGMGPERAQIIEQCGKSSRCSLLGKLNNYVPMRLLESAKFCMQPRGDGYTRKSTFDSILAGCIPVFFHPVSAYLQYTWHLPRDYRTYSVFIPHGDVVGRNVSIEEVLRRIPSEKVAQMRERVIQLIPTVMYRHPAAKGLTFKDAFDVALDRVLHRVAKRRRAAAEGREYVDSVDGRDSWKYDRMLEDGQNKIGPHEFDQYLVMHATKD, encoded by the coding sequence CGCAGTTGACGACGATGACGGCAAGCAGCACTCCGCCGACGACGGCGATGGCAAGCAGAACACCGGGAGAGGCCTCCGGCGGCCGTCCCGGCTGTTCTACCTCGCGCTCCTCTACACCGTCTTCTGGGCCCTGGTATtctaccaccacttctccaccaGCTCGCAACAATCGGGCAGCGCGGAGGTGGCAGCGCCCACCGTGCTCCAGCTCAAGCCGTCGGCGTTCTTCTCGGCGTATCGCTTCTTCCGCCGGGATCCGTGCGCCGGCCGGTACGTGTACACGTACGACCTGCCGCCGCGGTTCAACGCCGACCTCGTCCGCCAGTGCAACCGGGTCTCGATCTCCTCCCACGTGTGCAAGGACGTGTCCCACGACGGGTTCGGCCCGCCCATcacgggcggcggcgagggcgggtCGCTGCCGGAGCGGGGCGCCTACGACACCGACCAGTTCATGCTGAGCATCATCTTCCACGCCCGGATGCGGCGGTACGAGTGCCTCacggccgaccccgccgccgccgccgtggtgtACATCCCGTTCTACGCCGGCCTGGACGCGGCGATGCACCTGGACAACAAAGACCTCGCGGCACGGGACGCCCTGTCTCGGGACCTGATGGACTGGCTGGCGCAGCGGCCAGAGTGGCGCGCCATGGGCGGGCGCGACCACTTGCTCGTCTCCGGGAGGGGAACATGGGACTTCCTCCGCAGCCCGGACTCAACCGGCTGGGGTAACACTCTCATGACCTACGACCTGGCCATCCGCAACGCCACGTTCCTCAGCACCGATGCTAGCCCGCGGCACGGCAACGACTTCGCCGTGCCGTTCCCGTCGCACTTCCACCCCTCCTCCGACGCCGAGGTCACCGACTGGCAGGACCGCATGCGCCGGCTGGACCGCGCGTGGCTCTGGTGCTTCGCCGGCTGGCCCCGTGCCCATGGCGTCGGTATGGGGCCCGAGCGCGCCCAGATCATCGAGCAGTGCGGCAAGTCGAGCCGCTGCTCTCTGCTTGGCAAGTTGAACAACTACGTGCCCATGCGGCTGCTCGAGAGCGCCAAGTTCTGCATGCAGCCGCGCGGCGACGGATACACGCGCAAGTCCACCTTCGACTCCATCCTCGCCGGCTGCATCCCGGTTTTCTTCCACCCGGTGTCCGCCTACCTACAGTACACCTGGCACCTGCCCAGGGACTACCGGACCTACTCCGTCTTCATCCCTCACGGCGACGTCGTCGGCCGGAACGTCAGCATCGAGGAGGTGCTGCGTAGGATACCGTCGGAGAAGGTGGCGCAGATGCGGGAGCGGGTCATCCAGCTTATACCCACCGTGATGTACCGGCACCCGGCGGCCAAGGGGCTTACGTTCAAAGACGCGTTCGACGTCGCCCTTGACCGTGTCCTCCACCGGGTGGCCAAGCGCCGGCGTGCCGCGGCCGAGGGACGGGAGTACGTGGACAGCGTCGACGGACGTGATAGCTGGAAGTACGACCGGATGCTAGAAGATGGGCAGAACAAGATAGGTCCGCACGAGTTTGATCAATATCTAGTCATGCACGCAACCAAAGATTAA